One window of the Bos indicus isolate NIAB-ARS_2022 breed Sahiwal x Tharparkar chromosome 15, NIAB-ARS_B.indTharparkar_mat_pri_1.0, whole genome shotgun sequence genome contains the following:
- the LOC109569165 gene encoding olfactory receptor 5B2-like, with amino-acid sequence MPFMENSTEVNEFRLLGLTDAPELQVPLFIIFTFIYLITLTGNLGMITLILLDSRLHTPMYFLLSNLSLVDCVYSSAVTPKVMAGLLTGDKVISYGGCVAQMFFFVAFASVDCLLLAVMAYDRHAAVCKPLHYASTVTPCVCAQTVTACYVWGFAESAIHTGFTFCLSFCHSNVVHHFFCDIPPILALSCSDIYVNEMVLFILAAFNVFFALMVIVSSYLFIFFAILRMRSAEGRKKAFSTCSSHLTAVTIFYGTVIFMYLQPSSNHSMDTDQMASVFYTIIVPMLNPLVYSLRNKEVSNAFRRAIEKMKLLFSTQI; translated from the coding sequence ATGCCCTTCATGGAGAACAGCACTGAGGTGAATGAGTTCAGACTCTTGGGACTGACGGATGCCCCAGAGTTGCAAGTCCCCCTGTTTATAATATTCACGTTCATATATCTCATCACTCTCACTGGAAATCTTGGGATGATCACGTTGATCCTGCTGGACTCTCgtctccacacccccatgtatttTCTCCTCAGCAACCTCTCTCTGGTGGATTGTGTTTACTCCTCAGCTGTGACTCCCAAGGTGATGGCTGGGCTTCTCACTGGAGATAAGGTCATCTCCTACGGGGGGTGTGTTGCTCAGATGTTCTTCTTTGTGGCCTTTGCCAGTGTAGACTGTCTGCTCCTGGCTGTCATGGCCTATGACCGGCATGCTGCCGTGTGTAAGCCTCTACATTACGCCAGCACTGTGACCCCCTGTGTGTGCGCTCAGACGGTCACGGCCTGCTACGTCTGGGGCTTTGCTGAGTCTGCCATCCACACTGGATTCACTTTCTGCCTCTCCTTCTGTCATTCCAATGTGGTCCATCACTTCTTCTGTGATATTCCTCCAATCCTGGCTCTTTCCTGCTCTGATATCTACGTAAATGAGATGGTTCTCTTTATTCTAGCAGCTTTCAATGTCTTTTTTGCCCTGATGGTAATTGTGAGCTCCTatctgtttatattctttgccatCCTGAGAATGCGCTCAGCAGAGGGACGGAAGAAAGCCTTTTCCACCTGTTCTTCTCACCTCACTGCTGTCACCATCTTCTATGGAACTGTGATCTTCATGTACTTACAACCAAGTTCTAATCATTCTATGGACACCGACCAGATGGCATCTGTGTTCTATACAATAATCGTACCCATGTTGAACCCTCTCGTCTATAGTCTAAGGAATAAAGAGGTTAGTAATGCTTTCAGGAGAGCCATTGAGAAGATGAAGCTTCTGTTCAGTACACAGATTTAA